The genomic interval AATATTGCTCCCACACACGCAGCCCATTTCCCCCTTCAGCAAAACAGATATACTTCCATTAAATTATCCACGCGAACCTCATCGAAGGTATAGAAaggtgtacttgtacggtacGAGCATGTGTGCTGAacagatacttgtagtcgcAGATACTGTCGGTACAGTGGTCACAGATGCTGTCTCTTCATCAGCTAGCAGAGAGAAGTACATCgcgatacttgtacgcgCTAGAAATCACCATTTTGTCACCCATCTAAGctaaaagtacaagtgtgATTACTTTAGTATCACTGATCCACATCGACAACAGAACGCTGATACCTCCCACCAAACACATCGAAACACTGCTTCCAGTGTTCCAAGTCTCATACCCAACCATAACGACGGCCCATTTGGACTCTCTCGTCCGGTTCAGGCAGTGCAGTGCAGCTCGAATGTGGGCCAAGGTCACGGCGTCaagagtacatactgtacgtggGTGGTATTACCTCGGAAATTGCCCTCCCATTTTCAATCAAGGTTAGCTCCAAGTATAAGTATCGTAGTGGCATGAGCTGAGCGATGGCAGAGTAGCTACTGGTGCCGGAACGATACAGATGTGTGTGGACTCTTGTGTTCAGAGATCGTCGTTGCCCCATTTGTCCCGGCCACCTGGCAACTTGCACAAAATAATTAACTCcgatatatatatatcaaGCCACATGCCCCAACCcccctacttgtagccttTTGCACCCACACCCCATCCATCCACAACCACTTCCCCATTCGGCCAAGGTCTGCACCAAGCGCATCGCCAACGCGTAGCGTCTCTCCCAACGTACGGTAAAACCACAACCTTCAACCTGCCAGACAATAGACCGATAAAAACGGTACATTGTCCATCGTGTGAACATGTCTGTCGACCTCAAACCCAAGACGCTGAAGCGCAAAAACTTCAAGAAGCTGTCACTCAACGCCGACGCCGGAGTGGCGCCCCAGGCAACAGCTTCCCCTCCGCCATCACAGCCCTTCACCCTCGACAAACCCACGCTCCAGAGAGCGCCCTCAGCAGGCAACCTGATAAGCCAAATGGCATCGCTGGAGCTGGGCGTGGAGTTCAAAATCGACATCCGGGCTCAGGATCTGCGCACCATACAGGAGCTGGGCGCAGGCAACGGCGGGTCCGTCTCCCGGGTGGAACACATCCCCACTGGTGCCgtcatggccaagaaggtgaTCCATATCGAGGCAAAGGAGGCCGTGCGACGCCAGATTTTGCGGGAGCTGCACATTATGCACGAGTGCGACTCGCCCTACATTGTCTCCTTCTACGGCGCCTTCATCAACGAGTCGTCCGGCGACGTGGTCATGTGCATGGAGTTTATGGACTGCGGCTCACTGGACCGCAtctacaagaaggccgGCCCGCTGACCGAAGAGATTGTCGGCCATATCACCGTGGCCGTCGTCGAGGGCCTAACGTATCTATACAACGAGCACCGCATCGTCCACAGAGACGTCAAGCCGTCCAACATTCTCGTCAACTCCCATGGCCAGATCAAGCTGTGCGACTTTGGAGTGTCTGGcgagctcatcaactccatcGCAGACACCTTTGTTGGCACCTCAACGTACATGTCACCCGAACGAATCCAGGGAGGAAACTACACTGTCAAGTCCGACGTGTGGTCGCTTGGCAtctcgctgctggagtTGCTGCTGGGAAAGTTCCCCTTTGACATGGCTAACGGAGCTGTGGGACCCATGGGTATTCTTGATCTGCTGCAGCGAATCGTCAACGAACCTCCGCCAACCCTGCCGGCAGAAGACACCAGGTTCTCGCCCGTGTGCAGACGGTTTGTCGACCGGTGTCTGTATAAGGAGGCCGAGCGTCCTTCCCCTCAGCAGCTCATCAACGATGCCTTTATCATCACGTCTCGGGCCAAGCAGGTTGACATGAAGGCCTGGGCCATGAGCGTGCAGTAGAAGGGTGAAGAGAAGACTCtgaggagaggagagaagCATGTTGTTTGGTGCATAGAGTGGACGTTTCCAAAATAAATCATATAGTAAGCATTGTCATTGATGTTGTTTTGTAAGTGGAATGGTGAGGAGATGGTAGCTCgggaggtggtggtggagagaaAGCGACTTCTTTTGGAAAGTCTACAAGTCATTACCGAAATGTAGGTCTCCAGACTACAAGCATGTCTGATGTCCGCTGGCCGTGTCGATCAGTCTCGGCGACAGGCATATAGTGGAGGTAGATAAGAGCTTAATGGGGTGttttggtggagatgatgggATTAGTGGGCAGTGGGGCCAGAACAAGAGAAGAGGTTGGTATCGTAGTGACGTAAAGCTGATCGGCGGGAAACTActgtgttgtgtgtgttaTACTAATGGGAATAATCCGGCGGCGAGAATAGTGCTTTGCTGGCAGTTATCGTGAACAGGAATGTACAGTGTCTTAGCGGTGTCTCAGGCGCTTACGAAGATTGAATAATGGTCGTAACGTAGTGTCTGAGATGAAAGTGGGCGGTCTGcgtagctactgtatgttgAGATCGCTCGTGAGTTGCAGTGGGTGACAGTTAGCTTCGATAATTTCCAAGTTACTGGTGGCaacttgtacgatacttaTATTAAATTGTaccatgtacttgtactgtagctacaagagCGTCAATCAGACGTCCTCAGTCGCTTGGACAGCCACAAGTCAAAGCTTTTACAGCATTATTCGAAGAGTAGATACAACACCAGATCGATATCATACAGTCACATACAATGCCAGCACCAGTATGTAGACGCATCCCCGCACTTGATTCTTTTGGTAGACCTCGGGTCGGCAGGTCTTCACAGTCATAGTCATCTTTCATCAATAATATTAATATGTACATGGCATCAGTCTGAGGGAGGGGCCCTGGAAAGTATTTGTAAACGCACTTGTAAACGCACTTGTAGATCACAGTACCTTAAGCATGAGGAGCCTTAGGAGAGAAAAAGTACCAGGCATTGTAGATGCCAAAGGCTAGCATGGCAAAGCCGAGGCCTCGCACGCCGCCCTGCCAGGCCTGGGTGGCAGCAGGGGGGAGACGTTGGCCAGGCTGCACTCGGAAGGGCATGTTGGATGCAAAGTAGGCACCTCCTCCTGTGAGAACAACGGTCTGGAGGATCTGGCAATGGGTGCACTCATTGGGAGTGAGGTCCCGCGACTCGGGTGGGTTGAATaccttgagaatgttggagttgttggacATGGTCAGTGTGCTTgctgtgtggtggtgacaagTCTGGTGATGGTGCGCCAAGCGTCAAAACTTTGCTGTGGTAGATCTTGGACTTGCTTTAATTATCGTACTTGGTATGCGGAAACTTAATACTTGGGAATTTGGTTGGGAAGAGATGGGATTTTTTAGAGAATAATATTACACACTCTGTGCGGTATACACAGGCAACAGTGCAAACAGCATCCAGACCATGATCGTATAATACGGACTCATCCACCCTTCGCCACTCCCACATTTATGCAACTCTGATGTGTCATTAGTGTCCTGTCAGACCCTTCTAATTACCGTACAATACAAtgcttgtactcgtacgaaCGTCTGACTGGCGCCAAGACTTGTCTGCGCTGTGCAGTATCCAGGTAATATGGACGTTGTGGGGAAGcgtttggaggagtgggGTTGAGGTACATCAAACCCCCTTTGACAGGGGACTACTGTAACCCTGACTGGCGCACCTTGCGGCTTTTAACGCGTGAGATCGCTTATACCTGCGAGTTTCTTCTTCGCCCAGGTCTGGGTGGTTCTAGCGAGGTGTAACGGACGCAGTTACAGGTGGTgctcgtatgtactatgCATGTCTTCAGATCCATACAACTAGAGCGTTGCCTGAGCTCAACCTGAGGGGTGGAATACAGCACACTGGTtacagtagtacaagtacacgtAGCTTTAATCTGCAACTTCCCAGTTGTAcgacctttttttttttttgacatcGCAACTCCTACAGACTTTGGAAGAGGTTGAGGGGCGGGATCCGAGCCCATCAGTTTTTTTCCAACGGCTGGCTGCCTTTCAACCCCGCACCATGAATACACAGATTCAAGGGTGTGGACGACGTCTATCAGCTGAGTTTTTCCGAATCGTAAAAGATACCCAGCAACTCCTATGCGTCTTACCCCAGGTTACGAATGTACGACTGTACGCACACTGGAGTGTCGTCATTTCAAATGAGAACAAAAGAAGGACGAAAACGAATGTAGAGGTCCTAATATAAGCTCACAAAAAATAATAGAAATAGAAAATTATAATGTGGTATTTATGGTAGCTACTGATGATTAggcctacaagtagggcAATTTGCACAAAATAAGGTGCATTATACGTTTCCTGCCAGACACTAACGTTCGCACTAATGTCGGGTTCCCGAGACTACGGGAGCTAAAAAGAACAGGATAGACTGGTGTGAGCGACGCAAAAAAAGGTGGAACTAGGCCTCAGCCGGCAATTGAGACCCCCAATGCGTGTATGCAGCTATTATTGCTGTTGTCTCACATGTATTTCTATTCCCTTTGCTCGAGCCCTTGTTCGCTATGCATAGTGCGGCTGGCGAGTGTGGGGAGAGGCGCATTACCGCAAATAGAGTACTAGGAAGAGAAACAGACAAAGGCCGAAAGGCAAGAGAGCGCATTAAAAGATATCGTTTACCAAATATGGGCTAACTCGCCAAAATGTAAATACACAGGCGTTCTAGCAACGTCTTAGAACAATAGGAACTTGAATCAGATCATTAAAGCTGATCTAAAGGGGGTCTATTCTTTTACCTGCAGTATTCGCACCGTGTATACTCTGCTTCGGCATATGCCCGGCAACCTGGACTCCCACCTTTATTTTCACCCTTAACCTTGGCGTTCATGTAACAGTCGCCGCCATGACAATCGGGGAGGTAACAGTTTCTCGTACAAGGACCCTCCCACGGATAAGGTCTTACCCCCACCATATGTCTGCTTGTCTGCTTTTGTGGCCACGTCCGATTAAGCAGCTTCGTCCCTTGTCTAAGGGCCGTCAATGCATGGATATCgaactcctccagacaAGGACCAGCTTGGCGATGAATGCATGACTCTTTTGGATCTCTTGGAGCTACGGGTATATAACTGGGACGGTTAACTGGTTAgttttccatctccaagcaTCTCGATCCCCATCGACTCTCAACGCTCTCATACACATCTCCTTACGCAacctcaacaccaacctGCATCTCAACATCTACTCAACAACCCTGCAACAACCACTTTAAGAAGACCTACATTTCTCCTATCTTCTCTAGAACCCACAATGGACGAAACTAAGGAACTCTCCATTGAAcacaaggagctggctgAGATTGCCTCCATTACATCTCCTAAAAACATTGGACTCCCCACTGCTGAGGAAAAGTTTCCGAACATCAACAgaaagaagctgctgcgaAAGATGGACTGGCACCTCATGCCCATGCTCACAATGCTTTATCTCATGTCATTTCTGGACCGAGGAAACATTGGAAATGCACGAATTGAGGGTATTGTTGAGGATCTGGGACTCTCAGGTACCCAGTTCAATTGGTCCATcaccgtcttcttcttcacaTACTGTGTGTTTGAAGTGCCCTCCAATATGCTTCTCAAGCGATTCCGTCCATCCATCTACCTTCCCACCATCATGGTTGCCTGGGGCATTGTTATGACTCTTATGGGCATTGTCAAAAACTACGGTGGTCTTCTGGCTTGCCGACTCATTTTGGGAGCTACTGAAGCTGGTCTTTTCCCTGGTGTCGCTTACTATCTGACCATGTGGTACTGCCGAGCTGACATGCAGTACCGACAGGCCATGTTCTTCTCTGCTGCAGGATCAGCTGGAGCCTTCTCTGGTATCCTTGCCTTTGGAATCGGAAAGATGAGAGGAAAGGCTGACCTCAACGGATGGCAGTGGATCTTCATTCTCGAAGGTATCGCAACCGTTGTCGTTGCTATCATTGCGTACTTTTGTCTCTATGACTTCCCTGAGACTGCCAAGTTCCTGACCGAGGAAGAGCGAGAGTACATCCAGTATGCTCTCGAGTATGATGGCTACGATCGAGACCTCGCTCTCAAGGGTGGAGCTCAAAACTCTGACGCTGTTGGACGagacaactccaacaactccaagttCCTCAAGGCTGCCTTCATGGACCCGCAGTCTTGGATTGGTGCGCTTCTTATGATTCTCATTGTTTCTCCTCTCTACTCCATGTCTTTCTTCAGTCCTATCATTGTCAGGAGTATGGGTCATTCCGCCAGTATTTCGCAGATTCTGTCTGCCCCATTTGGAGCCATTGGAGCCATCACCACTGTCATTCAGGCTTACTTTTcagacaagtacaagagGCGGTTCCCATTTCTCATGGTCAACTTCTCGCTTGGCATCATTGGATACGCCCTTTGCATCAAATATGGTGTCAATAAACAATGGATCACATACGCAGGTTGTATGATTGTCAACATGGGTCTACAGCCTTCATTCATCTGTCACATTTCCTGGATGTCTGTTAATATTGCTGGCCCTTACAAGAGAGCTATTGCCATGGCTATTGTTATCGGTTTCGGAAACATGGGAGGAGCTATTGCTTCCAATATGTACCGAGCTTCCGACGCCCCTCACTTCAAACAGGGTCATACCATTGCCATCTCCTTTGTTGCCGCCGCCATGGCGGTCACCATCTGTCTGTATCTTGCCTACAACTTCATCAACAAGCGAAAGGCCAAGCGACTGTTGGAGGGCCACTATGACCAGTACACCTCCGAGGAGCTATCTGCCATGGGTGACCGATCTCCTTACTTCATCTACCGAATGTGATTCGGACATAATCAAGTGTATAATAATATCGACTATAATTTTGACCTATTCCCATACTGTAGGCTGTGTGGCAGAAGAAAAGTTTTCGACTGGGCTACTTATAAGACTGGGCTTTCACTCGTACTATTGAAAATTCGAAATCGATTTATAAATTACTTGGttgtgctacttgtagtaacATCACTCCTTATTGTCCTCTAGTACGGGTCTCATAGCTAAGACCCCTTTTATCACGTTAGACCATTCCATCCGTGCCAAACACGAGGGACAATCGCCACCAATCGGGATGATGTGTCGGGAAGGTGTGGTGAAGGGCAATTCTTCAGGTATCTCCTCATTCAGAAAGCGCTCGGCTAATTCTGCCACGTCAAAGGCCCCATCACAGTTGTGACAGAGAGCAACATTGCCTTCTGAGATGTTCAGTGTCTTCTCCGATAAATAGCAAGTGAGTTGTTTGTCATTTGAAACAGCATCTCTGCACTTTTGTAGATATTCTTCTATGCTTCTATTGTTGATGTCGAGTTCCCCGCTTCCCACTGTCGATGGTGGGGCTTCGGCTTCGTCCGAGGGGTAGTCTGTCTCGACCTGAAACTGAGGTGGCAGACTGCCAACATCGTAATCGTTCTTTTCCCACGCTTCATGCGCATGTGAGCGGAAGAATGTGATTCTCAAATGCATTCTGCGAAAGTAGGAGCATCTCACTAGCAGACGGATGAAGGCTAGATGCGTTCCCAAAGCTCTGGCTTTCTGAGGCACTTTTCGCTTGATGTCTTTAGTGGTAATGAGACGAGTCATGTTAGGATGTTGCAGGGCATGCTCGAATTTGAGAGCAGAAATCTTGGAAGGGAATCCGTTGACAATCAGCACCATACTCCAAGGTCTTAAGTGTGCTCTTTTGGTTCGCCATGCTCCTCCGGCCTTAAGGTCTCCGTTGTGCTGCCGAATACGTCGGAACGGATTCGGAGTAGAGCCCACGTAGCAGGAGAGAGGTTTCTTTGTAGACTGCAGCAAATACACTCCGTAGAATGGAGGGTATTGGTGCGTCATGGTATCTTGTTTTTATGGTGTGGCTATTAAGCTCACCACTTTGAGAGATGTTTGTTGTGTGCAGTGTGCAGTCGGTTAATATTGAAGGTTCCATGCAGCACCTGAGAGTGACACGCACAtggtacatacagtacagtacatccgATGTTGGACAATATTTGGAGGTGGGTTACAGTAGCTTATATAATGTgtcatacttgtacatcatTACATGTCGAATCTCACCCTTTGATATCAAGGTAGAGTGACATTATCGAGTGAACTGCTATATCTCGTTGTCCATAACATCAAATTTGGGTGGCGTTTAGTTAcgactcacgtgacgatATCACTTGTTCTCACGCGACTACCCACCAACAGTTGACGGTTATTCGCAAGATGGCTTCATTTTGTTGACAGATATACATCACTTGTAAGAGTAAAAGCGGTGTACCTAATATAGCCTGCCGTACTTTTACGCGCCTCAGTAGGCTACCTTCCCACTCATATTCACAATAAAATGATCTGTTAATCTATACCTCGCCTAAACGACAAAACAACATGTACTAGTGTACAGCCACCTGTCGTGGGCAGTTTCTTTTGGACTTTTGGACGGTCTTCTAGGTAGCTTAGATATCATCGATATCAagctcatcctcctcatcatcatcatcatcgtcgttgTCGAACTCGAAGTTGCACTCGTCGTCCTCTCCACCCTGGTCAGCATCGTTGATCTTGGCAGACTCAGGAAGCTCACCCTGAGCCTTGAGAGCTCGAGCCTCATCGGGGTGGTACTTCATGATGACATCagccttgtcgtcctcgaAGTCTCGCAGAGAAAGCAGAATGATATCGGCCTGGTTGATCCACACCTTCTTTCGGAGCTTTCCTCGAATGTGAGCCAATCGCTTGACACCGTCGAAGCACTGGGCCTCAAGACGACCGTTTCCGAGCATCTTGACAACCTGGGCGTACTCCTGGCCTTCCTCCTTGTAGACAAGCTCTCGCTTGCTACCCTCAGACTCG from Yarrowia lipolytica chromosome 1F, complete sequence carries:
- a CDS encoding uncharacterized protein (Converted to coding from non-coding YALI0F21054g, uniprot|Q9Y7W8 Yarrowia lipolytica ser/thr/tyr MAP kinase kinase, similar to Saccharomyces cerevisiae STE7 (YDL159W); ancestral locus Anc_7.335); the protein is MSVDLKPKTLKRKNFKKLSLNADAGVAPQATASPPPSQPFTLDKPTLQRAPSAGNLISQMASLELGVEFKIDIRAQDLRTIQELGAGNGGSVSRVEHIPTGAVMAKKVIHIEAKEAVRRQILRELHIMHECDSPYIVSFYGAFINESSGDVVMCMEFMDCGSLDRIYKKAGPLTEEIVGHITVAVVEGLTYLYNEHRIVHRDVKPSNILVNSHGQIKLCDFGVSGELINSIADTFVGTSTYMSPERIQGGNYTVKSDVWSLGISLLELLLGKFPFDMANGAVGPMGILDLLQRIVNEPPPTLPAEDTRFSPVCRRFVDRCLYKEAERPSPQQLINDAFIITSRAKQVDMKAWAMSVQ
- a CDS encoding uncharacterized protein (Compare to YALI0F21087g, similar to Saccharomyces cerevisiae YDL157C; ancestral locus Anc_7.334, some similarities with uniprot|Q12082 Saccharomyces cerevisiae YDL157C); the protein is MSNNSNILKVFNPPESRDLTPNECTHCQILQTVVLTGGGAYFASNMPFRVQPGQRLPPAATQAWQGGVRGLGFAMLAFGIYNAWYFFSPKAPHA
- a CDS encoding uncharacterized protein (Compare to YALI0F21109g, weakly similar to uniprot|CAD70735 Neurospora crassa 64C2.200 Related to putative tartrate transporter and uniprot|P53322 Saccharomyces cerevisiae YGR260w TNA1), with product MDETKELSIEHKELAEIASITSPKNIGLPTAEEKFPNINRKKLLRKMDWHLMPMLTMLYLMSFLDRGNIGNARIEGIVEDLGLSGTQFNWSITVFFFTYCVFEVPSNMLLKRFRPSIYLPTIMVAWGIVMTLMGIVKNYGGLLACRLILGATEAGLFPGVAYYLTMWYCRADMQYRQAMFFSAAGSAGAFSGILAFGIGKMRGKADLNGWQWIFILEGIATVVVAIIAYFCLYDFPETAKFLTEEEREYIQYALEYDGYDRDLALKGGAQNSDAVGRDNSNNSKFLKAAFMDPQSWIGALLMILIVSPLYSMSFFSPIIVRSMGHSASISQILSAPFGAIGAITTVIQAYFSDKYKRRFPFLMVNFSLGIIGYALCIKYGVNKQWITYAGCMIVNMGLQPSFICHISWMSVNIAGPYKRAIAMAIVIGFGNMGGAIASNMYRASDAPHFKQGHTIAISFVAAAMAVTICLYLAYNFINKRKAKRLLEGHYDQYTSEELSAMGDRSPYFIYRM
- a CDS encoding uncharacterized protein (Compare to YALI0F21131g, similar to uniprot|P38324 Saccharomyces cerevisiae YBR228w, similar to Saccharomyces cerevisiae SLX1 (YBR228W); ancestral locus Anc_6.125), with translation MTHQYPPFYGVYLLQSTKKPLSCYVGSTPNPFRRIRQHNGDLKAGGAWRTKRAHLRPWSMVLIVNGFPSKISALKFEHALQHPNMTRLITTKDIKRKVPQKARALGTHLAFIRLLVRCSYFRRMHLRITFFRSHAHEAWEKNDYDVGSLPPQFQVETDYPSDEAEAPPSTVGSGELDINNRSIEEYLQKCRDAVSNDKQLTCYLSEKTLNISEGNVALCHNCDGAFDVAELAERFLNEEIPEELPFTTPSRHIIPIGGDCPSCLARMEWSNVIKGVLAMRPVLEDNKE
- a CDS encoding uncharacterized protein (Compare to YALI0F21153g, highly similar to uniprot|P38912 Saccharomyces cerevisiae YMR260c TIF11 translation initiation factor eIF1a, similar to Saccharomyces cerevisiae TIF11 (YMR260C); ancestral locus Anc_8.812), with protein sequence MPKNKGKGGKNRRRGKNESEGSKRELVYKEEGQEYAQVVKMLGNGRLEAQCFDGVKRLAHIRGKLRKKVWINQADIILLSLRDFEDDKADVIMKYHPDEARALKAQGELPESAKINDADQGGEDDECNFEFDNDDDDDDEEDELDIDDI